The Planktothrix agardhii NIES-204 genomic interval AAGCTAGGGAAATAGGGATTAATTGGTGGGAAAGTGACCCCTATTTAAGTAGTCAAACCAAAGTTTTAACCGAGAGTAATCAACAATTATTAGAACAGGTTAAATTCTTACAGGAGGAAGTCAAAGCTTTAAAAGCATTATTACCTCAAGAAAACCAACCCAACCCAATTTCTGATCCTCATAAATAACTATTTAAAATTCATCCCTACCGTGTAAAATATTAAATTGTAGGGGCGGGTTCTGTAAAAATTTTTGATATCAACAGATCACCATAATCAACCCGCCCAAACCCAACATTAACCTTCAATTAATCGGGAATTTGGGGATAGGATCGAGGCGGGTTTAGGGAGATTATTTATCAGCATTAAAGGTTAACTTGAACCCGCCCCTACAGTCCCTACAGAATTGTTATTCATTCATGGTTTTATAAGTAGAAACAGCAGAAGGAGAACTGCGGTTGAGATAACGGAAAATCCAATATTTAAACACCGCATCTAAGATAACTGGAAAGGTCGCAATAAACAAAAAATTGAAGTCCCGATTTTCAGGAAGTCCGAAATGTCGGGCGGTACTTTCTAAAATCACCTCCCAACCGTGGGGCGAATGAAACCCCACAAACATATCCGTAGACAAAATAATAATAAAAGCTTTCGCACTATCACTCAACCCATAAATTAAATCCCCCATAAATGATTTGAGAATCTCTACCTCGCTACGGTTGTAAACTAAAATAAAAGCGAACATAAAAACCGAGATAATATCTGCGAAAACATTCTTGATCGCGCTACTACTATCCCCCTTATATTGTTCGGCTATTTCTTTAGCTTTTTCCTTGAGTTTTTCATCTAATTTCTCTGAAGTTAAGGGAGGAGCTTGACTAATTAAAGCCTTAAATCTAAGACGTTCTTCATATTGTTTTAATTCGATAAAGGCTTCCTCCTCCAGATCGATATTGATAAAAATAGGTGTTTGTTCTTTATTTGTAAATATTCCATCTATAATCGGCCCGACCAAGAAATTTTTAGCTAATTGTTGAGTCAATAAAGGAATCAAAATCAACAACAGAATAAATCTGATAGAAATTACGGTTTTAGCTTGAGTTTGCTTATAACTCGCAATAATTTCCGACTCCGATCCGGGTCTGAGTTCCTGTTTAATTCGACCTAATGTTCTCAATAAAGAACGGGGTAAAACCCGAGTCGAATTATTGTTCCTCAACCCCGGTTTTATCGTTTTTATGGAACTAGGAGTACGGTTACTATTCAAAAAATTTTTGTTGTCAGAGCCATTATTTAGAATTGAATTTTGAGGATTTTCTGTTGGTGTTGTTAATAGAGATTTTTCGGGAGAATTTGGGGTTAAATTTAGATAAAAATCTGAGGATTCTGGGGCTTGATAACGAGTAATTACCGCATCAATATAATCGAGTTTTTCACAAATAGCCTCAACTATTTTACCGTGAGGTAATGATCCATTCGAGGTAACTTTTTGCTCTAATTCCAGGTTAATAGGATTGATTTGTTCCGACCATCCCAAAACCGAACGGCTGGTATTAAATACAATTAAGCGATTCTGAATAATTTTGAGATATTTTTTTAGTTCAGAATTAAAATAAGAAAGGACGCGATCGCTATATTCAGGATGGGATTCTGGAGATATTTTTTCACCTTGAAAATGCTCATTCTCAAGGGAACGAATTTTCAATGCGGCATCATAAGCTTGATCTAAAGCCCGTTCCGGTGTATCACGAAACCATTGATTAGCATTGCCAAAGAATTGTTTAAATACATTAGAATCAGCAGCGGCCATGGTTTAGACCCCTTAAGAATCAGTGAAATGAATATTAATTAAAGACGTTCTGGTGGAACATCGGTACAATGTACGGGGTATCTTAACAAATTTTAGACCGATTGCCGTGCTCTCTCCTGCTCTCTGGATTACCGGAAGTTCCCAAAGTGGCAAAACCACTCGCCTGATCGAATTATTTTGTGAGTGGACACCCCTACTGGGAACCCTTCCCCACCCCCCACAACCTCCACGCAAACCTAGGTTAAACCCTGAGTCTATCGCCACCACGACCTTAATTTTTGCCGCCAATGGTGATAATCGCATTGCCCTGGTTAACCGTTTAACCACTACCCCCCAGGGACAATATTCCTTTTATTCCACAACCCCTTTAGGGTTTTTTCAAGACGAAGTAATTTTGTTTTGGCCCTTATTAGTCGAAAAGTTAGGGTTAAAAGCCCAATTTCCCCTGCGCTTACGCCCCGAAACCGAACAAGAACTTGCCCTCCGGCTTTGGAGTCATGATCTGGAAATCAGTCCCCTCAGACGTCCAGGGATTAGCCTTAACCGGATGGTGCGCCAAATTCTGGATATTCTGCAACTAGCGGCCTTGAGTGTTACGTCAATAGATGCCATTCCCCAGATTTTAGAAAAGGGATTTCTCGGCGACATCGAAACCCCCTACAAACAGATAGGAGAATGGCTACAACAATGGCGGGAATGGTGCTTAGAGCGGGGGTTACTCACCTATGGGATGATTGCCGATCTCTATGGTCAACACCTGCTGCATCATCCTACCTATCAAAAACACCTACTGCGTCGATATCCGGTAGTTTTAGCCGACGACGTGGACGAATATCCCGTCCTAACCCGTCACTTGTTTGAGTTCTTTCTGGAGCAGGGAAAAATGGCTGCATTTACCTACAATCCAAATGGGGCTGTACGTTTGGGGTTAGGGGCTGACCCGATCGCCTTCTTGGATTTACAAAAGCGATGTCGTACAGAAACCTTAGACCAACCTAGGGGTTTAGGGAAACAATTGGCCGAACCAATTTTAGATTTGGTGTTGGAGAATGCCATCGCTTTTCCTGACTCCCTGTTATTTTCTACTCAGATTCAATCAATTCAAACGGTATCACGAGCCGATTTACTCCGACAAACCGCCGAACAGATTATCGCCGCGGTTAAAACTGGCCAGGTACGGCCCGATGAAATTGCCCTGATTGGCCCGGGTTTAGATGCGATCGCCCGTTATACCCTGCGGGAAATTTTAAACCATGCAGGAATAGCCGTTGAGTCGATGCAGGAACAACGTCCCCTGATTAGTTCTTCCCTAGTTCGAGGCTTATTAACCTTAATGGCATTGGTCTATCCGGGGAATGGTCATCTGGTGCATCGAGATGCGATCGCCGAAATGCTCGTTACCCTGAGCCGCTACACCCATGACACTCTTTCCCCCTGCTTCTCCATCGACCCAGTACGGGCGGGGTTATTAGCTGATCATTGTTTTGTGCCTGACTTAGAGAATCCTCGGTTACTGACTGTGAATGCTTTTCCCCGTTGGGATCGGTTGGGATATCAGGCGACGGTCGCCTATAATCAGATTTTGCACTGGCTGGAAGTTCAACGGGAAGACTATCAAAACCAGTTATTAGCCAGTCCAGTAGTGTTATTAGATCGAGGGATTCAGCAATTTTTTTTGGGTAATGGCACGGGTCGCAGCTTGAGAAACGATCAACTCTCTGCACTACGCGAGTTAATGGAAACGGCACTCCACTATTGGGAGGTGCAGAATCGTTTACAGGCGAAAACCGATGGGATCATCTCGGAACAAGTCGGCCAGTTTATTCAGTTATTACGACAGGGAGTGATTTCTGCTAACCCTTATCCGGTATCCAGTTTGGGGGTTAAACCTCCGGCCGTAACCTTGGGAACAATTTTTCAATATCGGGCCAGTCGAGCCTCCCATGCTTGGCACTTTTGGTTAGATGTGGGATCTCCCTTGTGGTTGAGTGGAGGAGCGAGTATTCTCTGGGGAGCGCCTCTATTTCTCAAGGAACAACCGGAGTATTCAGGGACAGAAGCAAATACAAGGTCGGCTGATCTACAACGATTGCACCGTATTATTGTAGATTTGTTAAGTCGGGTGAGCGATCGCTTAATTCTCTGTCACAGTGATTTAGCCGTTAATGGTCAAGAACAATTCGGCCCCCTTTTACCCCTAGTTCATGTAGTCAGCCCTTGATCGCTATCTTCAAACCCAGATAATATAGGGAATAGTTTTGACCAAACTTTCAGATAATTGTCTTTCAAAAAGGCAACCAAAAAAGTTAAATTCAACCTTAATTATAATATAAAAAATGAGGTTATTTATGTTGTTTTCAAAATCAAGAAATTAATTCAATAAATTTTCGGGGATTGATGTTATTATCATCAGTTATTCTGGGAATAATATAAATTAATCCTGGGTCGGGGTGTTAAAGGTAGATTTGATCGAGTGGGTTCATTCATGAGGAGACAAAAAAATGACAAGTGCAGTAATTAATACCGTTAGTGCCAGAGTAATTAATACTCAGGAAGTGCTATTAATATTTCCGACGGAAATACCGGGTGTATTTCAAAGTTTTACTGGGCTAGTGGGGGAAACCCTTCCTGGTGCTAACGGAACAGTCATTTTTGTGCCTCAAAATCGCCCAGCACCTCCCCCAACAACAGCCCCAACCACTCCTCCGACCCCGACCGCAGCCCCAACCACTCCTCCGACCCCAACAGCATCCCCCACCACTCCTCCGACCCCCACCTCTTCTAATAATAATGGTGGGACAAGTCCAGCCCCAGTTGCCAATAATGACTTTTTTCAAACTAATTTAGGACAGGCGACATTTTTTAATGTTCTGGAAAACGATACGGTTAAGGGTGGAAGTGGAACCAGTATCACCGTTAATCAGTTTAGTTCAACAGCAAACGGAACCCTAGTATTTAATGGGGGAGGAATTTTTACCTACACTCCCGACCCCAAATTCTTTGGAGTAGATAGTTTTAGTTATACTGTTACCAATGGAACCGCCCCGGCTCAAGTTTTTATTGAAGTATTGGCGGGGAATCAACCTATTATTATTGAAGGTATTGGTAAAGGCACAGAAACCAGCGACTATATTACAGGTTCCTCTGGAAATGATGTTATTAATGGTTTAGCCGGAAACGATACCATCTTTGGTTTAGCAGGAAATGACGAACTGCGAGGGGATGAAGACAATGATACCCTCTACGGAAATGAAGGCAATGATACCCTCACCGGAGGTGAAGGGAACGATGAACTTAATGGCGGTAAGGATAATGATGTCCTCGATGCCAGTGCTGGAGATGATACCGGGTTTGGACAACTGGGTAATGATACCGTTATTGGCGGTTTAGGCAATGATAGCCTTTATGGAGGCCAAGGAGCAGATAGTGTTCGGGGCGGCGAGGGCAATGATCTTATTTTTGGGGATAAAGGCAGTGATGTCCTTTGGGGCGATGCAGGCAACGATACCATCTATGGTGGTGGAGAAGAAGACCTGATTTTTGGCAATGACGGCGCCGATAACCTCTATGGAAACCAAGGAAACGATACAATCTTTGGCGGTATTGGTAACGATGTCGTATTTGGTGGCGAAGGCGATGACCAACTTTCCGGGGAAACCGGGGATGACTTCCTATTTGGGGGTCTAGGTGTCGATACCCTGACCGGAGGCTCAGGAAATGATACCTTTGTCATGACTAGCGAAAGTGGCGGTGCAAATTTAGGAGATGCTCAAATTGTTAATGATTTTGAACCCGGCGATCGCATTGGTTTAGCTGGAGGTTTACAATTTAGTGACTTATTTATTAGCCAAAGTAGTGAAAACGCCGGGAATACTATTATTAGAAACGGTAGTGCTGGAAGCTATATTGCAGTTCTAATTGGTGTGGATAGTAATACCATCACCGCAGATAGTTTTACTCCAATTTCCGGTACAATTATTCCGATTCCAGTCCCAACACCAACTCCCACCCCAACACCAAACCCGAATCCAACACCAACTCCCACCCCAACACCAAACCCGAATCCAACACCAACTCCCACCCCAACACCAAACCCGAATCCAACTCCCACCCCAACACCAAACCCGAATCCGACACCAACACCAACACCAACTACTCCCCCCCTACAGCCACCCATCGCCCAAAATGATGCCGTAAAACGGCCTCCCGATGGTTCGGTAACATTTAACGTACTAAAAAATGATGCCGATCCCCAGGGTAGTCAACTCACCTTAGTGAGTGTGGGAACAATCGCCAATGGCAGTGCATCAATTACGGCTGGAGGAAATATTACCTTCACACCTAATCCGGGCTTTACAGGGCCATCAACCTTTCCCTATACCATTCAAAACAGTTATGGCTTAACGTCCACGGCTCAAGTGATCATCACTGTTAATATTTCCCCGACATTATTAGTCAATAATGGAATTATTGTTTTACAAAATGATCAAAAAAATATTACCTCCGTCAATCTGTTTGCGGTAGACCCGGATAACCCCCCCAATGAAATCTTTTACCGTATTACCCAAGAACCCAACTTAGGGAATTTACAAATTGTCGGATCTACACCCCAACGAATTAATACCGGGGGTTCATTTACTCAACAAAATATTGATACGGGTTCCATCCAATTTAGCGCTCGGAATGTATCAGGAGGAGATCAATTTCTATTTCTCCTGACCGATAATATTGGAACTACAGCCCAAAATTCTTTTAGTATCACCATTGTCGATGACATCATCACCGGTACCGATGGAGATGACCTGATTATTGGTACTGGTTTCAGTGAAAATATCAGGGGATTTGCCGGGAATGATACCCTCATCGGTGCTGGCAACCGAGATATTATCGAAGGGGGGACGGGAAACGATTCCCTTGAAGGGGGAGAAGGAAATGATGTCCTGCAAGGAGAAGAAGGAAATGATACGCTCCTCGGTCAAGTCGGCAATGATTCTCTCTTTGGCGGTCAAGGCAATGATTCTCTCGATGGCGGTGCAGGTCGCAATACCCTGTTAGGGGAAGATGGAAATGATACCCTAATTGCCGGAGATGATAGTAATTTACTCTCCGGTGGTAATAACGATGACATCCTGATTAGTGGGATTGGGAACGATACCCTGTTAGGGGGAAGTGGTAATGATTCTCTGACCGGGAATGCCGGAGATGATTCCCTCTATGGAGAGGATGGAGAAGACTTAATCTTTGCCGGAGTCGGTCGAGACTTAGTTCTCGGTGGCCCAGGTAACGATAGCATTGATGCCGGGGAAAGCAATGATACCGTATTTGGTGGAACCGGGAATGATTCTATTATCGGCGGTGATGGAGATGATTTCGCAAATGGTGGGGACGGTACCGATACAATCTTCGGCGGGATTGGAGATGATTCTGTCTTTGGGGGTGTCGGAAATGACTCCATTTTGGGTGATCTTGGGGACGATAGTATTTTTGCTGGAGATGGTTTAGATACGGTATCTGGAGGAATTGGTAATGATCTAATCTTTGGAGATGAGGGCAACGATACCCTGTTTGGGGGTGAAGATGATGATACCTTAGCCGGGGGCGGAGGTGCAGATAGTTTAATTGGAAATTTGGGGAATAATTCCTACTATTATTTAGCCCCCACCGAAGGTGTTGATGTGATCACCGAATTTAATATAAATGGTGATGATCGATTCCTATTTAGTTCTTTAGGTTTCCCCGGTTTCACTACCGCAGAAGGAACAGTGGTTCCCCTACAGGGGATTATTGTTTCTAACCTGGGTTCGGGGGGAGATAATATTAGTAATAAACAGGTGATCATTTTCCAAGATACCTTTGATAATGTTCAAGCGGTGAATGCTACCTTGAAAAATCAAAATGGATCGGGTGATACTGCCGCTTTCTTTGTTTATCGAAATAACTTGTCTTATGCCGGTTTTTCGGGTGCTTATGTTATGGGCTATGATCCGAATTTAAGTGATGATAGTTTGCCTGCTTTTGATTTAGTAATTTTACCATCTCTTGATCCAAAAACAAATAATATTAGTACCTTAATTGGGCCTAGTGATTTTGTGATTATCTAGGCATTTTGTAGTAAGCCCTTTAGGGCTTACTACAAATTTAACATTAATATCCCTATTCCCAGCAAAGGATTCTGATTATGACAAGTTCTATTATCAATACAATTCCCGCCAATTTATCCTTAAGAATTTCTCCTAGTAATAGCCTGTACAATACGGGAAATTCAGTATTAATTTTTTCATCAGGAATTCAAGGAAGATTTGAGACTTTTCCAGCAAATGTTCAGTCTTTTGTTCCCCTTTCTAATGGCATCGGAACTACCTTACCCGGTGCAACAGGGGGGGTCGTATTTGTACCCGATACACCTGTTGTACAAGCAATATCTATTGAAACTAATACACCTGTTTATTTAGCTGAAACAGAAACTGGTCAATTTCAAACCCTGAATGGTCAAACAACCGGAACTGTTAAAACCGGGCCAGCCGGAAGTTTGATTTTTACTCCCGATGGATTTAGTCCCGTAACCCCTGCACCCACAGCCACTCCCAGTCCTATAGCCACACCTAGTCCCACAACTACACCTAATCCCACAGCTACTCCTAGTCCTACATCAACCCCCATTCCCACGCCTACCACCAGTCCCACACCTACCCCCAGCCCCAAACTCGAACCAATTCGGATTCAGGGTGCGGGGACAGGGACAGAGGCAGATGACACCATTATTGGTAGTAGTCAAAATGACACGATTTCTGGATTAGCAGGGAATGACAGTATCTTTGGATTAGGAGGGAATGACCTCCTCCAAGGAGATGCTGGACAGGATCAAATTAATGGTAATGAAGGCAATGATGCCATTATCGGAGGCTCAGAGGATGATTGTCTACGCGGAGGTCAAGGAGATGATTTAATCTTTGGGGATGCCGGGAATGATCTGGCTTTTGGGGATAGAGATAATGATACATTGAATGGTGGAGCCGGAGCCGATAGTTTGTATGGTGGCCAAGGCAATGATAGTATCGGAGGCGGGGGGGAAGATGACCTCCTCTATGGGGATAAAGGCAATGATACGGTATCGGGTGATATTGGTAACGATAGTGTTACTGGAGGAGATGGAGACGATATTTTATATGGTAATTCCGGTCAGGACTTCCTGAGTGGAGATGCTGGCAATGATCAACTTTTTGGTGGCGGAGATGATGATAGTTTAGTCGGCGGTCTTGGGGCGGATGTTCTCTATGGAGATTTGGGAAATGATACCCTTTCTGGCGGGGATGATAATGATCAACTATTTGGGAATGCCGGGGATGATGTCCTGAATGGAGATAATGGAGCCGATAATTTATATGGAGGTGCCGGGGAAGATATTCTCAATGGCGGTAACGGTCGGGATTTCCTCTCCGGTGATGCTGGGAATGATTTATTAGCCGGGGAAGCTGGATTAGATACCCTCACAGGGGGCGCGGGAGATGATATTTTTGTTCTTGGTTATGTGATTACTCAAGCTCCTAATGGCGGTAGTTTTATTACGGGAACTACGGGCGGCACTAGCGTTGAATTAGCGGATATTGTTACGGATTTTACGACAAACGATAAAATTGGGTTATCTGGAGGACTGACATTTCAAGATCTGCAAATTTCCCAAGGTCAAGCCTCTAATTCCAGTAATACAATTATTAAAGATAAAAATACAGGTGAATTTTTAGCCGTCTTACAGGGAGTTAATGCCAGTATTTTAAGCGAATCTAACTTTGTTATTGACCCTATTATTCCCCTTCCTCCGACAACACCCCCCACACCGACAACCTCACCAACTCCGACACCAACAACCTCACCAACTCCGACACCAACAACCTCACCAACTCCGACACCAACAACCTCACCAACTCCGACACCGACAACCTCACCAACTCCGACACCAACAACCTCACCAACTCCGACACCAACAACGCCAACCCCGTCGCCCACTACCCCACCTACTACCTCACCGACTACACCACCACCGCCAACTCCATCTCAACCCACACCTCCCCCTGTTGAACCTCCAACTCCGGCAATTTTAGCGATGGAGAATGACACAGTATCGGGTTTACAGAATACTCTGTTGGAGATTCCCAATAGTACCATCACTGCTAATGATACGGGAGTTGGGCTGCTCACCATCACTGGAATTACAGAACCTGCCAATGGGACAGCCAGCTTAAATCGAAGTGCAAGATCAATTACTTATATTCCTGATCAAAACTTTTCCGGTTTTGATAGTTTTGAATATAAAATCCGAGATGATAACGGAGCAACAGGAACCGCAACCGTTACAGTTAACGTAGTATCGGTTAATGTTCCTCCTATTTTGGATCTCAGCAGTTCCCAACCTGGGAATAATTACAGTACGGTTTTTGTTGAAGGAACAACTCCCATTGCGATTACTGGAAGTGTCAGTATTATTGATACTGATGATACCGATCTTACCTCTGCTACTATTACTTTAACCAATATTCCTGATGGTGAAATTGAAGGGTTATCTATCCTGGGAAGCTTGCCCAGTGGTATTACCGCCGGAAATTATGACCCAGCAACGGGAATTATTCTCCTAACTGGAACTGCCCCAATTGCCAGTTATGAAACGGCACTTTCTCAACTGGTTTATAGCAATAGTTCCCAAAATCCCAATACTCAAAATCGGGTAATTAATGTTGTTGTTACCGATCGCCAAGATAGTAGTAATATTCCGATTAGCACGATTACAGTGGATGCGGTTAATGATCCTCCTGTAAATACGGTTCCCGGGTCACAAAATGCCAACGGTAGCCAACCGATTTTATTTAGTCAAGCTGCTGGGAATCAAATTTCTATTAGTGATCCTGATGCTGGCGTTAATCCTGTACAGGTTACTTTAACCGCTAGTACCGGAATCCTAACCTTGGGTACAACCCCGGATAATGTCGCAATTTCTGGGGATGGAACTACAACTATTACCTTAGTTGGTCAAGTTGATAATATTAATACCGCTATTAATGGTTTAACCTTTATACAACCCTCACCCTTTACCACCTCAGCAACCCTGCAAGTGGTAACAACGGATCTAGGAAATACGGGCAGTGGTGGCCCGCAACAAACGACGAGTACGATTACCATTAATCAACCCAACCAGCCACCGATTGCGGTAAATGATAGTGTGGTGGGGACGCAAAATGTACTCTTGACGATCGCATCTTCAACCCTATTAGCCAATGATACCGATCCCGATAATGATCCGTTAACTATTACTCAAGTAAGTGATCCCGTGCAAGGTACGGTGACTTTAAATAATAGTAATGTTCTATTTACTCCCGCCCCTAACCATACTGGGCCAGCTAGTTTCCTCTATACTATTAGTGATGGAAATGGCGGCACCAGTAGCGCGACGGTCAATATTACTGTTAATCCCAATCAACCCCCAACCCTAGACTTAAATGGTAGTCAAGCGGGAAATAATACTCAAGTAACCTTTTCCCAGGGACAGCCGGCCATTGCGATCGCCAATGCCACTAATATTGTGATTACCGATCCTGATAATCCCAACGCTGAGTCAGCTACCATCACCTTAACTAACCCCCTGAATGGCAGTGCGGAAAGTTTATCGGTTAATGGTGTGTTACCTGTGGGGATTACAGCCAGTAGTTACAACAGCACTACAGGCGTTTTAACCCTAACCGGGAATGCTGCGATTAGTGCTTATCAAACGGCGATCGGACAAATTATCTATAACAATACGGCCAATCCTCCGAATACCACTACCCGGACAGTAGAGGTGAAGGTGAATGATGGAACTAACAATAGTAATACCGCAGCTAGTACCATTACCGTAATTGCTCTAAATCAACCTCCGGTGGCGGTTCCCGACGGCCCAATTTTTGCCAACAATAGCATCCAATTCGCTATTTCTCCTTTAGATAATGATACTGACCCCGATGGAGATATTCTCACCTTGACCTCGGTGGATAATCCCGCCACAGCCCAGGGGTTAGTCACTCAAGCGGGTTCCTTAGTTCAGTACACCCGTTTAGGAAATGCGACCGGGCCAGATAGTTTCAACTACAGTATTAGTGATGGGAAGGGAGGTACCAGTAATTCCACCATTACGATTAACCTTTTACCCGTTGCTGATAATAACCCCAATTCAATCGCCGGAGGCAGTTTTGGCGATAACCTCAATGGTCTAGGAGGAGATGATACCCTCAGCGGTCTGGACGGGAAAGATTCCCTCCGAGGAGATGGGGGGAATGATTTACTCCTGGGAGGAAGTGGAACGGATTTGTTACAGGGTGGTATTGGAGACGATACCCTGAACGCAGGTTTAGCCACCGATAGTATGACGGGAAATGCCGGAAATGACCAATTCCGCTATGATAGCGCGAATGACGGCGGAGGATCTGGGTTTAATGCTGGTTCTAATACTGAGGTTAAATCCCGAATTGGCAGTAATTTATATGATACAATTACCGACTTTGAAGGGTTAGGGGCTCCGGTTGGAGATCGAATTAGTTTTGCTACAACGGTAATTGCCTCTTTTGCGAGTATTGGAACAGCCGTACAAACTAATATTACAGGGGATGTGATTCCCGGTACAAATCCAGGTCTATTTGCCTTTAATGATGGTAGTAGCACTTACCTAATTTATGATGGAAATGGCGATAATACCACGGGAAATGATTCTCGAATTTTAGCTAAATTAGATAATGTGAATGGGGTGACAACCCTTGATGTGAATGATTTTGCTGGCATAAATCGTCCTCCGATTGTTCAAGGGAATACAACGGTTAATATTAATGAAGATGTAATCACTAATTTAGGGATTGTGGCCCCGATTGATCCCGATAATGATCCGTTAATTATTACTGTTAATAATATTCCTGATAGTAATAAGGGAATTGTCAGAATTACGGGTCAAACTAACTCGATTATTATTGGTCAAACC includes:
- the gvpJ_2 gene encoding gas vesicle protein GvpJ; protein product: MNSQQRPSNIQRGVPTSTQGSSLADILERVLDKGIVIAGDISVSVGSTELLNIRIRLLIASVDKAREIGINWWESDPYLSSQTKVLTESNQQLLEQVKFLQEEVKALKALLPQENQPNPISDPHK
- the pcxA gene encoding proton extrusion protein PcxA, with protein sequence MAAADSNVFKQFFGNANQWFRDTPERALDQAYDAALKIRSLENEHFQGEKISPESHPEYSDRVLSYFNSELKKYLKIIQNRLIVFNTSRSVLGWSEQINPINLELEQKVTSNGSLPHGKIVEAICEKLDYIDAVITRYQAPESSDFYLNLTPNSPEKSLLTTPTENPQNSILNNGSDNKNFLNSNRTPSSIKTIKPGLRNNNSTRVLPRSLLRTLGRIKQELRPGSESEIIASYKQTQAKTVISIRFILLLILIPLLTQQLAKNFLVGPIIDGIFTNKEQTPIFINIDLEEEAFIELKQYEERLRFKALISQAPPLTSEKLDEKLKEKAKEIAEQYKGDSSSAIKNVFADIISVFMFAFILVYNRSEVEILKSFMGDLIYGLSDSAKAFIIILSTDMFVGFHSPHGWEVILESTARHFGLPENRDFNFLFIATFPVILDAVFKYWIFRYLNRSSPSAVSTYKTMNE
- a CDS encoding hemolysin-type calcium-binding region protein — translated: MTSAVINTVSARVINTQEVLLIFPTEIPGVFQSFTGLVGETLPGANGTVIFVPQNRPAPPPTTAPTTPPTPTAAPTTPPTPTASPTTPPTPTSSNNNGGTSPAPVANNDFFQTNLGQATFFNVLENDTVKGGSGTSITVNQFSSTANGTLVFNGGGIFTYTPDPKFFGVDSFSYTVTNGTAPAQVFIEVLAGNQPIIIEGIGKGTETSDYITGSSGNDVINGLAGNDTIFGLAGNDELRGDEDNDTLYGNEGNDTLTGGEGNDELNGGKDNDVLDASAGDDTGFGQLGNDTVIGGLGNDSLYGGQGADSVRGGEGNDLIFGDKGSDVLWGDAGNDTIYGGGEEDLIFGNDGADNLYGNQGNDTIFGGIGNDVVFGGEGDDQLSGETGDDFLFGGLGVDTLTGGSGNDTFVMTSESGGANLGDAQIVNDFEPGDRIGLAGGLQFSDLFISQSSENAGNTIIRNGSAGSYIAVLIGVDSNTITADSFTPISGTIIPIPVPTPTPTPTPNPNPTPTPTPTPNPNPTPTPTPTPNPNPTPTPTPNPNPTPTPTPTTPPLQPPIAQNDAVKRPPDGSVTFNVLKNDADPQGSQLTLVSVGTIANGSASITAGGNITFTPNPGFTGPSTFPYTIQNSYGLTSTAQVIITVNISPTLLVNNGIIVLQNDQKNITSVNLFAVDPDNPPNEIFYRITQEPNLGNLQIVGSTPQRINTGGSFTQQNIDTGSIQFSARNVSGGDQFLFLLTDNIGTTAQNSFSITIVDDIITGTDGDDLIIGTGFSENIRGFAGNDTLIGAGNRDIIEGGTGNDSLEGGEGNDVLQGEEGNDTLLGQVGNDSLFGGQGNDSLDGGAGRNTLLGEDGNDTLIAGDDSNLLSGGNNDDILISGIGNDTLLGGSGNDSLTGNAGDDSLYGEDGEDLIFAGVGRDLVLGGPGNDSIDAGESNDTVFGGTGNDSIIGGDGDDFANGGDGTDTIFGGIGDDSVFGGVGNDSILGDLGDDSIFAGDGLDTVSGGIGNDLIFGDEGNDTLFGGEDDDTLAGGGGADSLIGNLGNNSYYYLAPTEGVDVITEFNINGDDRFLFSSLGFPGFTTAEGTVVPLQGIIVSNLGSGGDNISNKQVIIFQDTFDNVQAVNATLKNQNGSGDTAAFFVYRNNLSYAGFSGAYVMGYDPNLSDDSLPAFDLVILPSLDPKTNNISTLIGPSDFVII